A region of Leishmania panamensis strain MHOM/PA/94/PSC-1 chromosome 33 sequence DNA encodes the following proteins:
- a CDS encoding hypothetical protein (TriTrypDB/GeneDB-style sysID: LpmP.33.0600), whose amino-acid sequence MPRNLNDASSLSVATLPRKAVAIGFGTKLIIGRYPLGDDTTPSPHNSVMVDDGQIVRAVAFLQIPDGPLCVLSAGDKKFINVYNVSSRKQNNPNALQNSSDEDDDEGRTDTADLMGSEARRKSTTNAGPASFKKSQLAKAEYWKPSYQYGPHTKRITSLATCSEGTIVYADKFGEVYRIRLSWSPSHTIEVDGDATKPAVFLLQHFSTISTLYLTAPVPRIEPVAASEERSGVACRRLFTCDKDCHVRVSRYPETYVVDQFLWTHSAVQSPVTCVAEIACAEDAALYGSSYHYGASCVKRPNKSLSAPYSYYATGTHAGDVCFWAAKNNVPVESNSETFHLISTFHPRAPGGQPENFGPVVGMTVLTSSIDSFGNPRHPRDCPRGVLIAYERSSEIFFVPIFDNVGTYAMHPAMVSATRTPLDARPVAMVSSNETTGFVLKRNGRVSFLHLCVVASPTTELPKTCSFNANIPVEVQELPIRVPYLEERIKAIMCGPAAEEGTAPAAAGDDKLSELEALDLCASWRYEAVDPRTRRQRNDEVDGDDDSSEGGGDEGGEAFSSPRKGNDKKKARVEA is encoded by the coding sequence ATGCCGCGCAACTTGAATGACGCGTCCTCACTCAGTGTGGCAACGTTGCCACGCAAAGCTGTCGCGATAGGGTTTGGGACAAAGCTTATCATTGGTCGGTATCCCCTTGGCGATGACACAACACCGTCGCCACACAATTCCGTCATGGTCGATGACGGGCAGATCGTGCGCGCGGTGGCTTTCTTGCAAATCCCTGATGGCCCTCTGTGCGTTCTGAGCGCAGGGGACAAGAAGTTTATCAACGTGTACAATGTGTCGTCGAGGAAGCAGAACAACCCGAATGCACTTCAGAACTCATCGGACGAAGACGATGACGAGGGCAGGACGGACACCGCAGACCTCatgggcagcgaggcgcgCAGGAAGTCTACGACAAACGCAGGGCCGGCGTCGTTCAAGAAGAGCCAGCTAGCCAAGGCAGAGTATTGGAAGCCGTCGTACCAGTACGGGCCGCACACGAAGCGCATCACCTCGCTGGCTACCTGCTCGGAGGGGACAATTGTGTATGCCGACAAGTTTGGCGAGGTTTACCGCATTCGCTTGAGCTGGTCACCATCGCACACGATCGAAGTGGACGGTGACGCAACGAAGCCCGCTGTGTTTCTGTTGCAGCACTTCAGTACAATTTCCACCCTCTACCTCACTGCGCCCGTGCCGCGAATCGAACCGGTGGCGGCCTCCgaggagcgcagcggtgTGGCGTGCCGTCGCTTGTTCACGTGCGACAAGGATTGCCACGTGCGTGTCAGTCGTTACCCTGAGACATATGTGGTGGATCAGTTTCTGTGGACGCACAGCGCCGTGCAGTCACCCGTCACGTGCGTGGCCGAGATCGCCTGCGCAGAGGATGCGGCGCTGTACGGCTCCTCGTACCATTACGGTGCATCCTGCGTCAAGAGGCCCAACAAGTCGCTGAGCGCACCGTATTCGTACTACGCGACTGGCACCCACGCCGGCGACGTGTGCTTCTGGGCTGCCAAGAACAACGTCCCGGTGGAGAGCAACAGCGAGACGTTTCACCTGATCAGCACTTTCCATCCTCGCGCCCCAGGTGGCCAACCGGAGAACTTCGGCCCCGTCGTAGGGATGACGGTGCTCACAAGCAGTATAGATAGCTTTGGTAACCCGCGCCACCCGCGCGACTGCCCGCGCGGCGTCCTCATCGCGTATGAGCGGAGCAGCGAGATCTTCTTTGTGCCCATCTTTGACAACGTGGGTACCTACGCTATGCATCCGGCAATGGTGTCCGCCACCCGCACGCCACTGGACGCTAGGCCCGTAGCCATGGTAAGCAGCAACGAGACCACTGGGTTTGTACTGAAACGCAACGGCCGCGTGTCATTTCTGCACCTGTGCGTCGTGGCGTCCCCCACGACGGAGTTGCCCAAGACATGCAGCTTCAATGCCAATATCCCTGTggaggtgcaggagctgccTATACGAGTGCCGTACCTGGAGGAACGCATCAAGGCCATCATGTGCGGCCCCGCTGCCGAGGAAGGAACAgctcccgcagcagcaggggatgATAAGTTATctgagctggaggcgctcgACTTGTGCGCTTCATGGCGCTACGAGGCTGTTGACCCCcgcacgcggcggcagcgcaacgACGAggtcgacggcgacgacgactccagcgaaggcggcggcgatgaaggtggagaggctttctcttctccgagAAAGGGcaacgacaagaagaaggcgcggGTAGAGGCGTAG
- a CDS encoding hypothetical protein (TriTrypDB/GeneDB-style sysID: LpmP.33.0610) codes for MEQLMCCSLEENTYSMQGFWLWQSNFIQLRRRREQRRRRPRNDTASSTEESSEQSSLTPSQTEAVSLQRANEIREYISAVLHATGYPYRSASTTDSAPEGADGPTLAPVTDAEALATSSGLMLASLSPAVADPAEVSGEPPRKTNRSEGTGPTGHTPAVAKSALAKIVAKAKAQHRDLVKHAPVVAATVPTRRTQPDETRGQPGVSRKRVQFADESPLANNSQLSRGHQIRNDNGDSDDEFTIQLPGHKGPRASADADESGGRDADAVTGVAGSADTVAAKHPSQMTRAEFLSQFKRAPRRGEVGQTAEEIAAAEKLGYVMSGSRSVASRMYVDRIQRQLHEHEAAKLQQQFRKVEDERMDDQLVLELAQLINGRKES; via the coding sequence ATGGAACAGCTGATGTGCTGTAGCCTCGAAGAGAACACGTATAGCATGCAGGGATTTTGGTTGTGGCAGTCTAATTTTattcagctgcgccgccgccgtgagcAGCGTCGACGCCGGCCCCGCAATGACACTGCGTCGTCGACGGAGGAGAGCAGTGAACAAAGCTCTCTAACTCCCAGTCAGACTGAGGCAGTCTCGCTGCAACGGGCCAATGAAATTCGCGAGTACATTTCTGCTGTTCTCCACGCCACCGGATACCCCTATCGATCAGCTTCCACTACTGACAGCGCCCCGGAAGGTGCTGACGGCCCTACTCTGGCCCCAGTGACCGATGCCGAGGCGCTAGCGACGAGTTCCGGGCTTATGTTAGCTTCGCTTTCTCCTGCCGTGGCAGATCCCGCCGAGGTGTCCGGTGAGCCGCCACGGAAGACTAACCGCAGTGAAGGGACTGGCCCCACTGGACACACCCCTGCAGTGGCGAAGAGCGCCCTCGCAAAGATAGTGGCCAAGGCCAAGGCCCAGCATCGCGATCTCGTCAAGCATGCTCCGGTGGTAGCCGCGACCGTGCCCACAAGGCGGACCCAACCGGACGAGACCCGAGGCCAGCCTGGCGTGAGTCGTAAACGGGTTCAATTCGCTGATGAGTCTCCTCTGGCGAACAACTCGCAGCTGTCGCGTGGCCACCAGATCCGCAATGACAACGGCGACAGTGATGATGAGTTCACAATTCAGCTTCCAGGGCACAAGGGTCCGCGAGCGTCAGCGGACGCAGACGAGAGCGGTGGGCGCGATGCCGACGCTGTGACAGGCGTTGCCGGCAGTGCCGATACGGTTGCTGCCAAGCACCCGTCGCAGATGACTCGCGCGGAGTTTCTCAGCCAGTTTAAGCGAGCCCCACGTCGTGGCGAGGTGGGGCAAACTGCTGAGGAGATCGCGGCTGCAGAGAAACTGGGCTATGTCATGTCCGGCTCCCGCTCCGTGGCATCTCGCATGTATGTGGATCGCatccagcggcagctgcatgaacacgaggcggcgaagctgcagcagcagttccgCAAGGTCGAAGATGAACGTATGGACGACCAACTGGTGCTTGAACTTGCACAGCTCATCAACGGCAGAAAGGAAAGCTGA
- a CDS encoding hypothetical protein (TriTrypDB/GeneDB-style sysID: LpmP.33.0590), which translates to MGQSLNPLRTHDEVPDDIKAVIPPVEYPVAPAESRPHDRELCEDCREYFGWFCSSTNCDWCGRQLCTRCCPNRHLLGGHPGCKECTRKAFCIRREAMLEDHLKNARLPLQYPRDRSVEGASISTASGSTERGINALKQ; encoded by the coding sequence ATGGGACAATCACTTAATCCTCTGCGCACTCATGATGAGGTGCCCGATGATATCAAGGCAGTTATTCCGCCTGTTGAGTACCCGGTAGCCCCAGCGGAAAGCCGCCCCCACGACCGTGAGCTTTGCGAGGACTGTAGAGAGTACTTTGGGTGGTTCTGCTCAAGTACGAACTGCGACTGGTGCGGTCGTCAGCTGTGCACTCGGTGCTGCCCcaaccgccacctcctcgggGGCCATCCGGGATGTAAAGAGTGCACGAGGAAAGCGTTTTGCATCCGTCGCGAGGCGATGCTCGAGGATCACCTCAAGAACGCTCGACTCCCACTGCAATACCCACGTGATAGGAGTGTGGAGGGCGCGTCCATATCCACCGCATCCGGTtctacagagagaggcatcaATGCGCTTAAGCAGTAG